In one Janibacter cremeus genomic region, the following are encoded:
- a CDS encoding NADP-dependent oxidoreductase, protein MQPEHSAETPTTTRQISLASRPHGAPTPENFRLETVDLPEPADGEILVRNTLMSVDPYMRGRMNDAKSYVAPFRIDAPLDGGAVGEVIASRSADAPVGAHVLHGLGWREHVTLPAAEARVIDTDAAPASAYLGVLGMPGVTAYVGLTVIAGMREGETVFVSGAAGAVGQVAGQIAKALGAARVVGSAGSPAKIERLLELGYDAAFNYKETSVRDGLREVAPDGIDVYFDNVGGDHLEAAISHLNRFGRVAMCGAISQYNATEPAPGPRNLFQAIGKGLTLRGFIVGQYPHLADEYRAHAATWLAEGRLVGDETVREGLEGAPRAFMDLLEGANTGKMLVRL, encoded by the coding sequence ATGCAGCCCGAACACTCCGCAGAAACCCCGACCACCACCCGTCAGATCTCCCTGGCCTCCCGACCGCACGGCGCGCCGACGCCGGAGAACTTCCGCCTCGAGACCGTCGACCTGCCGGAGCCGGCAGACGGCGAGATCCTCGTGCGCAACACGCTCATGTCGGTGGACCCCTACATGCGCGGGCGGATGAACGACGCGAAGTCCTATGTCGCCCCCTTCCGGATCGATGCCCCGTTGGACGGCGGGGCGGTCGGCGAGGTCATCGCCTCGCGCTCGGCGGATGCACCGGTCGGGGCCCACGTCCTGCACGGTCTCGGCTGGCGCGAGCACGTCACGCTCCCCGCCGCGGAGGCGAGGGTCATCGACACCGATGCCGCGCCGGCATCCGCCTACCTCGGCGTCCTGGGCATGCCCGGGGTGACCGCCTACGTGGGTCTGACCGTCATCGCCGGGATGCGTGAGGGGGAGACCGTCTTCGTCTCCGGCGCCGCGGGAGCCGTCGGGCAGGTCGCCGGCCAGATCGCCAAGGCCCTCGGTGCCGCGCGGGTGGTCGGCTCGGCCGGCTCCCCGGCGAAGATCGAGCGCCTGCTCGAGCTCGGCTACGACGCGGCCTTCAACTACAAGGAGACCTCCGTGCGCGACGGCCTGCGCGAGGTCGCCCCGGACGGCATCGACGTCTACTTCGACAACGTCGGCGGCGACCACCTCGAGGCGGCGATCAGTCACCTCAACCGCTTCGGACGCGTGGCGATGTGCGGGGCGATCTCCCAGTACAACGCGACCGAGCCCGCCCCGGGCCCGCGCAACCTGTTCCAGGCCATCGGCAAGGGTCTGACCCTGCGCGGCTTCATCGTCGGTCAGTACCCGCACCTGGCCGACGAGTACCGCGCCCACGCCGCCACCTGGCTGGCCGAGGGACGGCTGGTCGGGGACGAGACCGTGCGCGAGGGTCTCGAGGGCGCGCCGCGGGCCTTCATGGACCTGCTCGAGGGCGCGAACACCGGCAAGATGCTCGTGCGCCTCTGA